The Drosophila teissieri strain GT53w chromosome X, Prin_Dtei_1.1, whole genome shotgun sequence genome has a segment encoding these proteins:
- the LOC122623574 gene encoding transcription factor Sp9 isoform X2, translated as MLTDMTPTAGQLYGSQIPTMGMNITNIATHLQKPQVNPDHPSLRGTPLAMLAAQCNKLSNKSPPPLADAAVGKGFHPWKKSPNSPAAGSSGSSGGGGGGGGGGGGSGGQHSPCAISAASSSSSSGSSGGQSSRSLSSSASTMVNITASRPLASSCAAVGGGSAGSSSSATGSQSSSTASAVAAAYGGDLYFPNTSTSNMDNHHMHQGLLGKVEAGAAAFGGVYSRHPYDWPFNAVTHKEAASVNSGWWDMHSAAGSWLDMGGAGMHSTMANYASENYSSALSHSLLGSGQHLLQDTYKSMLPGQGVGVGVGVGLGGGMGGFSLPHSSPSAAAAATATAAAAAGGSPQGGTSSTPSPRSQRRYAGRATCDCPNCQEAERLGPAGVHLRKKNIHSCHIPGCGKVYGKTSHLKAHLRWHTGERPFVCNWLFCGKRFTRSDELQRHLRTHTGEKRFACPVCNKRFMRSDHLAKHVKTHNGTAGHQANGHNGGLKKGSSESCSDSEEAANQSGESNGLGGVGSGPQTGGAGGGGGGASSGPVGAGTLAVSGSVATGAGTGSGSGTGVNSNSNSNSGGSSGSVSGSVSGSGSHPGTPTSLHAHSANGTSSSLLGGGLHLATPHQMVAAGGSPVMLHQQQQHQQQQQQQQQQHQQQQQHQQQQHQQQQQQHHQQQQQQHHHQQFGQQQHPHAHHLHHHAHHSHHLATGGSPGLDPSSLVDIKPPMV; from the exons GATCATCCCAGCTTGAGGGGAACTCCGCTGGCCATGCTGGCCGCCCAGTGCAACAAGCTCTCCAACAAATCCCCGCCCCCGCTGGCCGACGCCGCCGTGGGCAAGGGCTTCCATCCGTGGAAGAAGAGTCCCAACTCACCCGCCGCCGGTTCCAGTGGCTCCtccggcggtggtggcggtggcggcggcggcggtggaggcaGCGGTGGTCAGCACTCGCCCTGCGCCATCTCAGCGGCCAGCTCGTCCAGCTCCAGCGGCTCGAGTGGTGGCCAATCCTCCAGGAGCCTCTCCTCGAGCGCCAGCACCATGGTGAACATCACAGCTAG TCGCCCCCTGGCCTCCTCCTGCGCGGCGGTGGGCGGGGGCTCCgccggctcctcctcctccgccacgGGCTCACAGTCATCATCGACGGCAtcggcggtggcagcggccTACGGCGGTGATCTGTACTTTCCGAACACCTCCACATCAAACATGGACAACCATCATATGCATCAGGGTCTGCTGGGTAAAGTGGAGGCGGGTGCGGCCGCCTTTGGCGGTGTCTACTCCCGCCATCCCTACGATTGGCCCTTCAATGCGGTGACCCACAAGGAGGCGGCCAGCGTGAATTCCGGCTGGTGGGACATGCACAGTGCCGCCGGCTCCTGGCTGGATATGGGTGGTGCGGGCATGCACTCCACCATGGCCAACTATGCCAGCGAGAACTATAGCTCGGCGTTGAGTCATTCGCTGTTGGGATCGGGACAGCATTTGCTGCAGGACACGTACAAGAGCATGCTGCCCGGCCAGGGTGTGGGCGttggtgtgggcgtgggcctGGGCGGTGGCATGGGTGGCTTCTCCCTGCCGCACAGTTCACcatcggcggcggcagcagcgacggcgacagcggcagcggcagcgggcGGCTCACCACAGGGTGGCACATCATCGACACCATCACCCCGTTCCCAGAGGCGCTATGCCGGCCGGGCCACCTGCGATTGTCCCAACTGCCAGGAGGCGGAGCGATTGGGGCCCGCCGGCGTGCATCTGCGCAAGAAGAACATCCATTCGTGCCACATACCGGGCTGTGGCAAGGTGTATGGCAAGACATCGCATCTGAAGGCTCACCTGCGGTGGCACACCGGCGAGCGTCCCTTTGTGTGCAACTGGCTGTTCTGCGGCAAGCGTTTCACACGCTCCGACGAGCTGCAACGGCATTTGAGGACGCACACCGGCGAGAAGCGCTTTGCATGCCCCGTGTGCAACAAGCGCTTTATGCGCAGCGACCATTTGGCCAAGCACGTGAAGACGCACAATGGCACGGCCGGTCACCAGGCCAATGGCCACAATGGTGGGCTGAAGAAGGGCTCCTCGGAGTCGTGTAGCGACTCGGAGGAGGCCGCCAACCAGTCGGGCGAGTCCAACGGGCTGGGCGGCGTGGGCAGTGGCCCACAGACGGGCGGGGCCGGTGGCGGCGGGGGTGGCGCCAGTTCGGGCCCAGTTGGTGCTGGTACGTTAGCGGTATCGGGATCGGTGGCCACCGGAGCGGGAACTGGATCTGGATCCGGTACAGGAGTTAactccaattccaattccaattccggTGGCTCAAGCGGTTCCGTTAGCGGTTCCGTATCCGGTTCTGGCAGCCATCCCGGCACCCCGACCTCGCTGCACGCGCACAGCGCCAATGGCACGTCCAGCAGCCTGCTGGGCGGCGGTCTGCACCTGGCCACGCCGCACCAGATGGTCGCCGCGGGCGGTTCGCCGGTGAtgctccaccagcagcagcagcatcagcagcaacagcagcagcaacagcagcagcatcagcagcagcagcaacatcaacaacagcaacatcagcagcagcagcagcaacaccaccagcaacagcagcagcagcatcatcatcagcaatttgggcagcagcagcatccgcatgCCCATCACCTGCACCACCATGCCCACCACTCGCACCACCTGGCCACCGGTGGCTCACCGGGTCTGGATCCCAGCTCCCTGGTGGATATCAAGCCACCCATGGTTTGA
- the LOC122623574 gene encoding transcription factor Sp9 isoform X3 produces MLAAQCNKLSNKSPPPLADAAVGKGFHPWKKSPNSPAAGSSGSSGGGGGGGGGGGGSGGQHSPCAISAASSSSSSGSSGGQSSRSLSSSASTMVNITASIYPYSRPLASSCAAVGGGSAGSSSSATGSQSSSTASAVAAAYGGDLYFPNTSTSNMDNHHMHQGLLGKVEAGAAAFGGVYSRHPYDWPFNAVTHKEAASVNSGWWDMHSAAGSWLDMGGAGMHSTMANYASENYSSALSHSLLGSGQHLLQDTYKSMLPGQGVGVGVGVGLGGGMGGFSLPHSSPSAAAAATATAAAAAGGSPQGGTSSTPSPRSQRRYAGRATCDCPNCQEAERLGPAGVHLRKKNIHSCHIPGCGKVYGKTSHLKAHLRWHTGERPFVCNWLFCGKRFTRSDELQRHLRTHTGEKRFACPVCNKRFMRSDHLAKHVKTHNGTAGHQANGHNGGLKKGSSESCSDSEEAANQSGESNGLGGVGSGPQTGGAGGGGGGASSGPVGAGTLAVSGSVATGAGTGSGSGTGVNSNSNSNSGGSSGSVSGSVSGSGSHPGTPTSLHAHSANGTSSSLLGGGLHLATPHQMVAAGGSPVMLHQQQQHQQQQQQQQQQHQQQQQHQQQQHQQQQQQHHQQQQQQHHHQQFGQQQHPHAHHLHHHAHHSHHLATGGSPGLDPSSLVDIKPPMV; encoded by the exons ATGCTGGCCGCCCAGTGCAACAAGCTCTCCAACAAATCCCCGCCCCCGCTGGCCGACGCCGCCGTGGGCAAGGGCTTCCATCCGTGGAAGAAGAGTCCCAACTCACCCGCCGCCGGTTCCAGTGGCTCCtccggcggtggtggcggtggcggcggcggcggtggaggcaGCGGTGGTCAGCACTCGCCCTGCGCCATCTCAGCGGCCAGCTCGTCCAGCTCCAGCGGCTCGAGTGGTGGCCAATCCTCCAGGAGCCTCTCCTCGAGCGCCAGCACCATGGTGAACATCACAGCTAG CATCTATCCTTACAGTCGCCCCCTGGCCTCCTCCTGCGCGGCGGTGGGCGGGGGCTCCgccggctcctcctcctccgccacgGGCTCACAGTCATCATCGACGGCAtcggcggtggcagcggccTACGGCGGTGATCTGTACTTTCCGAACACCTCCACATCAAACATGGACAACCATCATATGCATCAGGGTCTGCTGGGTAAAGTGGAGGCGGGTGCGGCCGCCTTTGGCGGTGTCTACTCCCGCCATCCCTACGATTGGCCCTTCAATGCGGTGACCCACAAGGAGGCGGCCAGCGTGAATTCCGGCTGGTGGGACATGCACAGTGCCGCCGGCTCCTGGCTGGATATGGGTGGTGCGGGCATGCACTCCACCATGGCCAACTATGCCAGCGAGAACTATAGCTCGGCGTTGAGTCATTCGCTGTTGGGATCGGGACAGCATTTGCTGCAGGACACGTACAAGAGCATGCTGCCCGGCCAGGGTGTGGGCGttggtgtgggcgtgggcctGGGCGGTGGCATGGGTGGCTTCTCCCTGCCGCACAGTTCACcatcggcggcggcagcagcgacggcgacagcggcagcggcagcgggcGGCTCACCACAGGGTGGCACATCATCGACACCATCACCCCGTTCCCAGAGGCGCTATGCCGGCCGGGCCACCTGCGATTGTCCCAACTGCCAGGAGGCGGAGCGATTGGGGCCCGCCGGCGTGCATCTGCGCAAGAAGAACATCCATTCGTGCCACATACCGGGCTGTGGCAAGGTGTATGGCAAGACATCGCATCTGAAGGCTCACCTGCGGTGGCACACCGGCGAGCGTCCCTTTGTGTGCAACTGGCTGTTCTGCGGCAAGCGTTTCACACGCTCCGACGAGCTGCAACGGCATTTGAGGACGCACACCGGCGAGAAGCGCTTTGCATGCCCCGTGTGCAACAAGCGCTTTATGCGCAGCGACCATTTGGCCAAGCACGTGAAGACGCACAATGGCACGGCCGGTCACCAGGCCAATGGCCACAATGGTGGGCTGAAGAAGGGCTCCTCGGAGTCGTGTAGCGACTCGGAGGAGGCCGCCAACCAGTCGGGCGAGTCCAACGGGCTGGGCGGCGTGGGCAGTGGCCCACAGACGGGCGGGGCCGGTGGCGGCGGGGGTGGCGCCAGTTCGGGCCCAGTTGGTGCTGGTACGTTAGCGGTATCGGGATCGGTGGCCACCGGAGCGGGAACTGGATCTGGATCCGGTACAGGAGTTAactccaattccaattccaattccggTGGCTCAAGCGGTTCCGTTAGCGGTTCCGTATCCGGTTCTGGCAGCCATCCCGGCACCCCGACCTCGCTGCACGCGCACAGCGCCAATGGCACGTCCAGCAGCCTGCTGGGCGGCGGTCTGCACCTGGCCACGCCGCACCAGATGGTCGCCGCGGGCGGTTCGCCGGTGAtgctccaccagcagcagcagcatcagcagcaacagcagcagcaacagcagcagcatcagcagcagcagcaacatcaacaacagcaacatcagcagcagcagcagcaacaccaccagcaacagcagcagcagcatcatcatcagcaatttgggcagcagcagcatccgcatgCCCATCACCTGCACCACCATGCCCACCACTCGCACCACCTGGCCACCGGTGGCTCACCGGGTCTGGATCCCAGCTCCCTGGTGGATATCAAGCCACCCATGGTTTGA
- the LOC122623574 gene encoding transcription factor Sp9 isoform X1, producing MLTDMTPTAGQLYGSQIPTMGMNITNIATHLQKPQVNPDHPSLRGTPLAMLAAQCNKLSNKSPPPLADAAVGKGFHPWKKSPNSPAAGSSGSSGGGGGGGGGGGGSGGQHSPCAISAASSSSSSGSSGGQSSRSLSSSASTMVNITASIYPYSRPLASSCAAVGGGSAGSSSSATGSQSSSTASAVAAAYGGDLYFPNTSTSNMDNHHMHQGLLGKVEAGAAAFGGVYSRHPYDWPFNAVTHKEAASVNSGWWDMHSAAGSWLDMGGAGMHSTMANYASENYSSALSHSLLGSGQHLLQDTYKSMLPGQGVGVGVGVGLGGGMGGFSLPHSSPSAAAAATATAAAAAGGSPQGGTSSTPSPRSQRRYAGRATCDCPNCQEAERLGPAGVHLRKKNIHSCHIPGCGKVYGKTSHLKAHLRWHTGERPFVCNWLFCGKRFTRSDELQRHLRTHTGEKRFACPVCNKRFMRSDHLAKHVKTHNGTAGHQANGHNGGLKKGSSESCSDSEEAANQSGESNGLGGVGSGPQTGGAGGGGGGASSGPVGAGTLAVSGSVATGAGTGSGSGTGVNSNSNSNSGGSSGSVSGSVSGSGSHPGTPTSLHAHSANGTSSSLLGGGLHLATPHQMVAAGGSPVMLHQQQQHQQQQQQQQQQHQQQQQHQQQQHQQQQQQHHQQQQQQHHHQQFGQQQHPHAHHLHHHAHHSHHLATGGSPGLDPSSLVDIKPPMV from the exons GATCATCCCAGCTTGAGGGGAACTCCGCTGGCCATGCTGGCCGCCCAGTGCAACAAGCTCTCCAACAAATCCCCGCCCCCGCTGGCCGACGCCGCCGTGGGCAAGGGCTTCCATCCGTGGAAGAAGAGTCCCAACTCACCCGCCGCCGGTTCCAGTGGCTCCtccggcggtggtggcggtggcggcggcggcggtggaggcaGCGGTGGTCAGCACTCGCCCTGCGCCATCTCAGCGGCCAGCTCGTCCAGCTCCAGCGGCTCGAGTGGTGGCCAATCCTCCAGGAGCCTCTCCTCGAGCGCCAGCACCATGGTGAACATCACAGCTAG CATCTATCCTTACAGTCGCCCCCTGGCCTCCTCCTGCGCGGCGGTGGGCGGGGGCTCCgccggctcctcctcctccgccacgGGCTCACAGTCATCATCGACGGCAtcggcggtggcagcggccTACGGCGGTGATCTGTACTTTCCGAACACCTCCACATCAAACATGGACAACCATCATATGCATCAGGGTCTGCTGGGTAAAGTGGAGGCGGGTGCGGCCGCCTTTGGCGGTGTCTACTCCCGCCATCCCTACGATTGGCCCTTCAATGCGGTGACCCACAAGGAGGCGGCCAGCGTGAATTCCGGCTGGTGGGACATGCACAGTGCCGCCGGCTCCTGGCTGGATATGGGTGGTGCGGGCATGCACTCCACCATGGCCAACTATGCCAGCGAGAACTATAGCTCGGCGTTGAGTCATTCGCTGTTGGGATCGGGACAGCATTTGCTGCAGGACACGTACAAGAGCATGCTGCCCGGCCAGGGTGTGGGCGttggtgtgggcgtgggcctGGGCGGTGGCATGGGTGGCTTCTCCCTGCCGCACAGTTCACcatcggcggcggcagcagcgacggcgacagcggcagcggcagcgggcGGCTCACCACAGGGTGGCACATCATCGACACCATCACCCCGTTCCCAGAGGCGCTATGCCGGCCGGGCCACCTGCGATTGTCCCAACTGCCAGGAGGCGGAGCGATTGGGGCCCGCCGGCGTGCATCTGCGCAAGAAGAACATCCATTCGTGCCACATACCGGGCTGTGGCAAGGTGTATGGCAAGACATCGCATCTGAAGGCTCACCTGCGGTGGCACACCGGCGAGCGTCCCTTTGTGTGCAACTGGCTGTTCTGCGGCAAGCGTTTCACACGCTCCGACGAGCTGCAACGGCATTTGAGGACGCACACCGGCGAGAAGCGCTTTGCATGCCCCGTGTGCAACAAGCGCTTTATGCGCAGCGACCATTTGGCCAAGCACGTGAAGACGCACAATGGCACGGCCGGTCACCAGGCCAATGGCCACAATGGTGGGCTGAAGAAGGGCTCCTCGGAGTCGTGTAGCGACTCGGAGGAGGCCGCCAACCAGTCGGGCGAGTCCAACGGGCTGGGCGGCGTGGGCAGTGGCCCACAGACGGGCGGGGCCGGTGGCGGCGGGGGTGGCGCCAGTTCGGGCCCAGTTGGTGCTGGTACGTTAGCGGTATCGGGATCGGTGGCCACCGGAGCGGGAACTGGATCTGGATCCGGTACAGGAGTTAactccaattccaattccaattccggTGGCTCAAGCGGTTCCGTTAGCGGTTCCGTATCCGGTTCTGGCAGCCATCCCGGCACCCCGACCTCGCTGCACGCGCACAGCGCCAATGGCACGTCCAGCAGCCTGCTGGGCGGCGGTCTGCACCTGGCCACGCCGCACCAGATGGTCGCCGCGGGCGGTTCGCCGGTGAtgctccaccagcagcagcagcatcagcagcaacagcagcagcaacagcagcagcatcagcagcagcagcaacatcaacaacagcaacatcagcagcagcagcagcaacaccaccagcaacagcagcagcagcatcatcatcagcaatttgggcagcagcagcatccgcatgCCCATCACCTGCACCACCATGCCCACCACTCGCACCACCTGGCCACCGGTGGCTCACCGGGTCTGGATCCCAGCTCCCTGGTGGATATCAAGCCACCCATGGTTTGA